The sequence below is a genomic window from Chitinophagaceae bacterium.
GATTTTACATTCACATAGGCGATGGAAAGGCACTCAATCAACACATCTATGTAGGCAACATGGCGTGGGCGCATGTGCTTGCTGCAAAAGCGCTTGCGGAAGATAATAAGGCGGTACTTGCAAATGCCTATTTCATAACCGACGGACCCGGCACTAACTTTTTTAAATTTTTCGACGAGGTGATTATTCAATCAGGATATAAAATCCGACCCCGCAATTTGTGGTTACCAACGTGGTTTGTTTATTCGCTGGGAGCTATTTCAGAATATATCGCGCTGCTCGTTCGTCCCATTAAATATTACAATCCGAAGCTGAGCCGTTTCGCAGTGATGTACACTACCACTGATTTTATTTTCAATTCAGAAAAAGCAAAGCGTGATTTTGGATTTGTTCCGAAGTACAGCAAGGAGCAGGCGCTGGAACGGACAGTAACTTATTTTAAGAAAAAAGTTTGATAAAAACGGACTAATTCCAGCGTCATTGGTATTTATAAGGCTCATTATTGTCAATCATTTTTCTCACATTCTCCAAAACTCTTTTCATATATATTCTCCAGAATGTTTTTGCAAATAACCAGTTCGCCGGAAACAACCAGAGAATGTCCGAGTGCAGCGTATAAGTATATTCTATTAAAATCTTTTTTGGAGCTTGTTCAGTAGTTCTCCACTCACCCGTGAATTTCGAAAAGCCTAACATCCAGGATTGAAAATTGCTCACTTCAATTTTCCAGTATTGATTTTCTATTCGCTCTACAACTGTGTCACTGGATGCCCAACCACCTTTCTGCGAAAGTGAACTGGCTACAAAAACCTTTTTTGAAAAACCTTCTTTACCCCAGTTTTCATCTTCTGTGCAATGGGTAACTTTTGGCATTATTCCAAAGCCCGTATGGACTTTAGCAACATCACAAAGCATCGGCGTCTTAAACGCTCTTTCCAAAGAACAATGATAAATTGTATGAACCGTAACTTTTGTCGTCATTGTCTGCTATGGTTTTTATGTTGCTCAATATAGATAGGAGGCGAGTACTGTCCAATACGCAACTTAGTTTAAGTCTAAGTACAGTTGTGCGCGGGGAAAGATATCAGTTGGAATAACTAATGTTAAACCACACCACACTTCATTTCACTTGCCATTGAATAATTCAACGACAATAGATACCTGAATACGCTATCTGTCGCCGCTTAATTTTATTCGAAAGCAAAAACCTTCTGCAACCGTTTTATTTTAAAGAAAGATTATTTCTCCTGGAGTAACGGGCAATGACGATTTGATTGTTAGTGATTCTACTTTCCGGCTTCGCCGCAACAATTAAACAATTCAACAATTAACCAATTCAACCATCCCGCCATGTAACCCTCCATCCATTCCTACCTACATATTCCTAATCACCTCATCCCCAAACTCCGAGCATTTCAACAAAGTAGCACCTTCCATCTGCCGTTCGAAATCATAAGTCACTCTTTTTGCTGCAATGGATTTCTCAAGTCCGCTATAAATCAATTTTGCAGCAGGCAACCATCCCAAATGTTCAAACATCATAGCGCCGGAGAGAATTACTGAGCCTGGATTTACTTTGTCCTGGTTTGCGTATTTCGGTGCAGTGCCATGAGTAGCTTCAAAAATAGCATGGCCGGTTACATAGTTAATATTGGCGCCGGGTGCAATGCCGATTCCACCAACCTGGGCTGCCAATGCATCAGATAAATAATCACCGTTAAGGTTTAGTGTTGCAATCACATCAAAATCTTCCGGACGGGTAAGCACTTGTTGTAACGTAATGTCTGCAATGGCATCTTTGATCAACACTTTGCCGGAGGCAATGGCTGCTTTTTGTTCAGCATTCGCTGCCTCTTCACCTTTTTCTTTTTTCGAGCGTTCCCACTGCGACCAGGTGTACACTTTATCTCCATATTTTTCTTCCGCCAGTTGGTAACCCCAATCACGGAAAGCCCCTTCCGTAAATTTCATGATATTACCTTTATGAACCAACGTCACACTTTTTTTTCCATGCTCCAATGCATATTCTATGGCAGCACCAATCAACCGCTGCGAACCGATTCGTGAAACAGGTTTAAAGCCAATGCCCACACAAGTATCAGGATTGTCTTTGCTCTTTGCCATTTTCAGAAATTCTTTCCCGCGTTTCTTATCACTGAAACGGATCTTGCTAAATTCTTTGGGAAAATTCTTTTTGAAAAATTTCAGGATTTTATCCGCTTCCGGTGTGCCGCCTGCATATTCAATACCTGCATAAATGTCCTCCGTGTTTTCACGGAAGATGACCATATCAACAGCTTCCGGTTTTTTTACTGGTGAAGGAACGCCTGCAAAATATCTTACAGGACGAAGGCAGACATACAAATCAAGGATCTGGCGCAACGCCACATTCAATGACCGGATACCACCGCCAATCGGTGTCGTCAACGGACCTTTGATGCCGACGAGGTATTCTTTAAATGCATCCAGTGTAGCATCAGGCAGCCAGCTCCCGGTTTTATTAAAGGCCTTTTCACCGGCCAGCACTTCCATCCAATGAATTTTCTTTTTGCCTTTATAAGCCTTTTCAACGGCTGCATCCATCACGCGCACTGCTGCACGCCAGATGTCAGCACCCGTTCCATCGCCTTCAATAAACGGGATGATCGGATCATTCGGGACTTTCAGGTTCCCGCGGCTCATCGTAATTTTTGTTCCTTCCATTGGTTGTGTGATTAAGAGTTGAAGAGTATAAATTAAAAGAATTTGATTTTAATTTTTCTACCGTGAAATTTAACCATTCATGCTTTAGAAAAATATGAATGCTGCAAAACCGGTGAAACCGCAAAGATACAGGTAGGAATTGATTAAGAAAGTAGGTGGATAAAAATGCTTAATTCAATTAGGATAAAGGACAGCATATGTTAAACTTAAGTGCCAAGGCGTGCGGTGTTTTGAAAATGATTCAGATTTTTTGCGCCCTTCGGCTGCGCTCAGGGAGCAAAAAAAATTCAGCCGGTGAGGGAAGTGAATAAAATCCGGTCGCTGAGCGAAGTCGAAGCGTGAGGATTTTTGAAAATGCATGGTACGTTTTTTTGGATATGATTCGTCATTTTTTTTGCGCGGGGATGGGGGGGGGTGTTAGTCCGGTCCCCGGGCGGGGTCGGGGGGGGGGGGTTTTTTCCCCGGGTCCCCTCCTTGCGCGCGCCCCCCCCCCCCCCCCCCGGGCCCGGCGGGGGGGGGGGGGGGGGGGGGGGGGGGGGGGGCCCGGGGCCGGGGCGGGGGGGGGCGGGGGGGGCGGGGGGCCCTCCCTTTTTGCGCCCTTCGGCTGCGCTCAGGGAGCAAAAAAAATTAATAAAAACGCCCCTGAAATTTTCAAGGGCGTTTTATAAAATCTTATGAGGAAAAACTTATTGGAGCATTACTCGATAACAATCTTTTTTGCAATTACTCCTTTATCAGTTTCAAGGTATAGCAAATACAAGCCGGTGGCAAGTTCAGGCAGTGAAATGCGAATTGTATTTTGCGTAAGAGATTGACCGGTGGTAGATAAAACTATGCTGCCTTCCAGCGCAGTAAGCCGGATATTCTTCAAATCAGCACTGCTATAGTTAATCATCAGGTAATCTTTAGCAGGATTGGGATAGACATAAACCTGCACCTGATTTTCAAGGTCCTGAATGCCGGTAACAATGTCAAGCAGATTGCAGCTTGTGCTTTCTGATTGACAAAGTGAATCATACACCGTTAAACACACATTGTAAGTTCCCGCATTGGCATAAGCATTCACGGTATTTTCAAGTGTGCTGGTGTTGCCATCACCAAAATCCCATTCCGATGCGTGCGGACCGTTAAAAGTAGAGGTATTGGTGAAGTTAACGATCAGGTTTGATGCTTCATAAGTAAATGATGCAACAGCATTAGGCGCTATCTCCACAGTATTACTTGTTGATCCGGTACATCCGAAAGAATTGGTTACTATAAGTGTTACTGTATAAATTCCGGCACTATCATATGTATGTGAAGGATTTACACCGGTAGAACTAAATCCATCACCAAAGTCCCAGTTTCTTGATGAAATGTTGCCGCCTGTTCCACCAGTGGACGCATCAACAAAATGTACTGCGGTATTTACACAGGCTACCGGTAGTGCATTGAAATCAGCCACTGGTAAATCATTGATCACAATACTTTTGATAATAGTATCTGAACAACCGTTTGAATTGGTTGCAATTAACTGAACTGAAAATGTTCCGTCAGTGGCAAATGCATGTTCCGGCGAAGGCTCCGTAGATGTAACACCATCACCAAAATTCCAATCCCAGGATGAAATTTCTGTTGATGGATCAGTGACCGTTTGATCAAGAAATGAAACGGGTTGATTCTCACAGTGCACAATGGAAGTAATAAATCCTGCCACAATGCAATTGCCAATAGTAGTATCAGCGCAAGTAGCAAAAGCGGAAGTGTTTCCTTCAGCATCAGTAACGGTTGCCGTCACAGATCCGGAGATCGCAGCATTATAAATAAATGCTCCGTTTGCATTTGCTGTTACTGTTGCGATGTGGTTCTTTCCTTCA
It includes:
- the icd gene encoding NADP-dependent isocitrate dehydrogenase, which produces MEGTKITMSRGNLKVPNDPIIPFIEGDGTGADIWRAAVRVMDAAVEKAYKGKKKIHWMEVLAGEKAFNKTGSWLPDATLDAFKEYLVGIKGPLTTPIGGGIRSLNVALRQILDLYVCLRPVRYFAGVPSPVKKPEAVDMVIFRENTEDIYAGIEYAGGTPEADKILKFFKKNFPKEFSKIRFSDKKRGKEFLKMAKSKDNPDTCVGIGFKPVSRIGSQRLIGAAIEYALEHGKKSVTLVHKGNIMKFTEGAFRDWGYQLAEEKYGDKVYTWSQWERSKKEKGEEAANAEQKAAIASGKVLIKDAIADITLQQVLTRPEDFDVIATLNLNGDYLSDALAAQVGGIGIAPGANINYVTGHAIFEATHGTAPKYANQDKVNPGSVILSGAMMFEHLGWLPAAKLIYSGLEKSIAAKRVTYDFERQMEGATLLKCSEFGDEVIRNM